The following coding sequences lie in one Mucilaginibacter sp. KACC 22773 genomic window:
- a CDS encoding alpha/beta fold hydrolase, which produces MKQKLNVVLVHGAFGDGSHWKKVIPLLVAEGYNVRAVQLPLTTLEDDVKRAGDMVAAMDGPVLLVGHSYGGAVITGAGNQENVVGLVYIAAFAPDAGESAGGLLSLREAPAGIAFVKPDAQGFLYVDPEHYHDVFCPGVSDEDALVMALSQKPINGAAFGGPSGAPAWKYKPSWYQVSANDQMIPPETEAMFAERMKARKTITLAAGHASLASHGAEVAAFILEAAASLS; this is translated from the coding sequence ATGAAACAAAAATTGAATGTGGTGCTGGTACACGGTGCCTTTGGTGATGGCTCACACTGGAAAAAAGTTATTCCGCTACTGGTAGCCGAAGGCTACAATGTGAGAGCGGTACAATTGCCGCTAACTACTCTGGAAGATGATGTGAAAAGGGCTGGCGACATGGTAGCGGCAATGGATGGGCCGGTCTTACTGGTAGGACATTCTTACGGCGGTGCGGTTATTACGGGCGCCGGTAACCAGGAAAATGTGGTTGGCCTGGTCTACATAGCGGCTTTTGCGCCTGATGCGGGCGAATCTGCCGGAGGGCTTTTGAGCCTGCGTGAAGCGCCTGCGGGTATTGCTTTTGTAAAACCTGATGCGCAGGGTTTTCTTTACGTAGATCCGGAACACTACCATGATGTATTTTGTCCGGGTGTATCGGACGAGGATGCGCTTGTAATGGCGCTTTCGCAAAAACCTATCAACGGAGCTGCTTTCGGCGGGCCGTCAGGTGCCCCGGCATGGAAATATAAGCCAAGCTGGTACCAGGTATCGGCCAATGACCAGATGATCCCCCCGGAAACAGAAGCGATGTTTGCCGAACGGATGAAAGCCCGCAAAACAATAACGCTTGCTGCCGGCCATGCCTCCCTTGCTTCACATGGTGCCGAGGTGGCTGCCTTCATTTTAGAAGCAGCAGCAAGTTTATCCTAA
- a CDS encoding SDR family oxidoreductase — MKDQRIALITGSNRGIGFETAKQLGEEGITVILTARQLDVAQRAARDLIGQGIDAYGIQLDVTNEDERKAAALYIAEKFGRLDILINNAGVAPKESLFVSKTLETSKEEFAHIYETNFFSVVYLTRELLPLIKKSTAGRIVNLSSILGSLTIHSQPESPIAGFRVLSYNSAKAALNMFTIQLADELAPLGIKVNSAHPGWVQTELGGNDQAPMSITDGAKTSVGLALLGEDGPTGKMIHMGEEMPW; from the coding sequence ATGAAAGATCAAAGAATAGCCCTGATAACCGGATCAAATCGCGGTATTGGGTTTGAAACCGCCAAACAACTTGGTGAAGAAGGTATCACTGTAATACTTACTGCACGCCAACTGGACGTTGCACAGCGCGCAGCAAGGGACCTGATCGGTCAGGGTATTGATGCATACGGTATACAGTTGGATGTAACCAACGAGGACGAGCGCAAAGCTGCCGCCTTATACATCGCGGAAAAATTTGGAAGACTGGATATTCTCATTAACAATGCAGGTGTTGCTCCGAAAGAGTCTCTTTTCGTAAGCAAAACGCTTGAAACTTCCAAAGAAGAATTTGCACACATCTATGAAACTAATTTTTTCAGTGTAGTTTATCTTACCAGGGAATTGTTACCCCTGATTAAAAAGAGCACTGCCGGCCGGATCGTCAACTTATCCAGTATCCTCGGTTCATTAACTATTCACTCACAGCCGGAAAGTCCTATTGCAGGATTCCGGGTGCTTTCCTATAATTCTGCAAAGGCCGCGCTGAATATGTTCACTATCCAGCTTGCTGATGAACTTGCTCCGCTGGGGATAAAAGTCAATTCAGCACATCCCGGATGGGTTCAAACAGAACTGGGTGGTAATGATCAGGCTCCAATGAGTATTACCGATGGCGCAAAGACGAGTGTAGGCCTGGCGCTGCTTGGAGAGGACGGACCGACCGGGAAAATGATCCATATGGGTGAAGAAATGCCATGGTAA
- a CDS encoding aminotransferase-like domain-containing protein, whose amino-acid sequence MSHKAFRYEQVVRKLEETIIGLRLQPGDKLPSVRKVKDELKVSLTTVNQAYAILEAKGAVISRQGSGYYVNSFNKNPLARAAANNFVPLPEIVEVSSMAATMVKNTAKHSVINFSSLAPINEYLPITKLNKAMQASAKEEKDIFQYSFLEGHPRLQKQIALQSFEWKTSIKQEEILITNGSTEAIGLCLDVLTKPGDIVAVESPTYAGLLQCLESKGLKALAISMDPVTGLNLDELETALATNKVAACLFMPVCQNPYGCSMSEESKIKLVNMLGEKGIPMIEDDTLGELNFARSRPLPAKAYDSYNNVLYCSSFSKSLVPGFRIGWVAGGRYHAEIEKLKFSANISTNGLLQDTIGRFLESGNYHAHIKKLREFAQIQIIKYRNAIQEYFPDTVKISCPKGGYSLWIALPENLNALVLQREALKYGIGFCPGQIFSASDRYKNCIRINCCPLWGNKIADALKTLGKLVHALSDTN is encoded by the coding sequence ATGAGTCACAAAGCATTCCGCTATGAACAGGTAGTTCGTAAATTAGAAGAAACAATTATCGGGCTAAGGCTGCAACCGGGAGATAAACTTCCCTCGGTACGTAAGGTGAAGGATGAACTAAAGGTTAGTTTAACCACCGTAAACCAGGCTTATGCTATCCTGGAAGCAAAGGGAGCCGTTATTTCAAGGCAGGGTTCGGGTTATTACGTCAACTCTTTTAACAAAAACCCGTTGGCCAGAGCGGCGGCCAACAATTTCGTCCCGCTGCCCGAAATTGTTGAAGTAAGCAGCATGGCTGCGACCATGGTAAAAAATACGGCCAAACATAGCGTGATCAATTTTTCTTCACTTGCCCCTATCAATGAGTATCTTCCGATTACCAAACTCAACAAGGCCATGCAGGCTTCGGCAAAGGAGGAAAAAGATATTTTTCAATACTCCTTTTTAGAAGGCCATCCCCGCTTACAGAAACAGATAGCGTTACAGTCATTTGAATGGAAAACAAGCATCAAACAGGAAGAGATCCTGATAACCAACGGGTCAACAGAGGCCATTGGGCTTTGTCTTGATGTACTGACCAAACCCGGGGATATTGTTGCCGTTGAATCGCCAACATACGCCGGCCTCCTGCAATGCCTGGAAAGTAAAGGCCTAAAGGCTTTAGCCATTAGCATGGATCCCGTTACCGGGCTAAACCTTGATGAACTGGAAACCGCATTAGCTACCAATAAGGTTGCCGCTTGTTTGTTTATGCCGGTTTGTCAAAATCCGTACGGCTGCTCGATGTCAGAAGAAAGCAAAATAAAGCTGGTAAATATGCTGGGTGAAAAAGGCATTCCCATGATTGAAGATGATACCCTGGGCGAGCTTAACTTTGCCAGATCAAGACCCTTACCTGCCAAAGCCTATGACAGTTATAACAACGTGCTCTATTGTTCTTCGTTTTCCAAATCACTGGTTCCCGGGTTCAGAATTGGGTGGGTAGCCGGAGGCAGGTATCATGCCGAAATTGAAAAGCTCAAGTTCTCGGCCAATATTTCAACCAATGGCCTGTTGCAGGATACCATTGGCCGATTTTTAGAGAGCGGCAATTATCACGCCCATATTAAAAAGCTGCGCGAGTTTGCGCAAATTCAAATTATAAAATACAGGAATGCTATACAGGAGTATTTTCCGGATACTGTAAAAATAAGCTGCCCGAAAGGAGGCTACAGTTTATGGATAGCGCTGCCCGAAAACTTAAACGCGCTGGTACTACAGCGCGAAGCCCTGAAATATGGTATCGGGTTTTGCCCCGGCCAAATCTTTTCGGCTTCAGACCGTTATAAAAATTGCATCCGTATCAATTGCTGCCCTTTGTGGGGCAATAAAATAGCCGATGCCTTAAAAACACTGGGAAAATTGGTTCATGCGTTGTCTGACACAAATTGA
- a CDS encoding zinc-dependent alcohol dehydrogenase family protein produces the protein MKTTDKSGSATSGTEIARVVRFSKTGGPEVLQIESLEIPAPASHEVRIRVKAIGLNRAESMWRSGNYIEAPVLPARLGYDASGIVDAVGSDVKHLKAGDEVGTIPAFSQNDYGVYGELILMPQHAVIKNPPLLAFEQVAAIWNPFITSYSALIDVAKLSAGEFVLIPAASSSVGLAAIQVANMVGAVPVAITRSGSKKQRLLAAGATYVIATEEEDIVAEVMKITNGKGAEVIFDPVGGPVFAKLLESLARGGQIFLYGALSDEVTPLPLIEVLNKIPVIRGHTVWDTTKDPERVEKARIFIFKGLAEGFLKPVIAKVFPFEQIVEAHRFLESNEQIGKIVVTI, from the coding sequence ATGAAAACAACAGATAAATCAGGATCCGCAACAAGTGGGACGGAAATAGCCCGGGTAGTACGTTTTAGTAAAACCGGCGGCCCGGAAGTACTTCAGATCGAGAGTTTGGAAATTCCGGCTCCGGCAAGTCATGAGGTCAGGATACGGGTTAAAGCCATCGGGCTGAACCGTGCCGAATCCATGTGGAGGTCAGGGAATTATATTGAAGCCCCGGTATTGCCGGCCCGTTTGGGTTATGATGCCTCGGGTATTGTAGATGCTGTAGGAAGTGATGTAAAACATTTAAAGGCAGGCGATGAAGTGGGCACCATCCCGGCTTTTTCACAAAATGATTATGGCGTATATGGGGAGTTAATTTTGATGCCGCAGCATGCTGTTATCAAAAATCCGCCTTTGCTTGCTTTTGAGCAGGTTGCTGCTATCTGGAATCCCTTTATTACTTCATACAGCGCCCTTATTGATGTAGCTAAACTTTCCGCAGGAGAGTTTGTGTTGATTCCGGCTGCTTCAAGCAGCGTGGGGCTTGCTGCGATCCAGGTAGCCAATATGGTAGGAGCAGTGCCTGTTGCCATAACGCGTTCCGGTTCAAAAAAACAAAGATTGTTAGCTGCAGGTGCAACCTACGTGATCGCAACGGAGGAGGAGGATATAGTAGCCGAAGTAATGAAGATTACGAATGGCAAAGGTGCTGAGGTCATTTTCGACCCGGTAGGCGGGCCTGTGTTTGCCAAATTGCTGGAATCATTAGCTCGTGGCGGTCAAATATTTTTATATGGCGCCCTAAGTGATGAGGTTACGCCCTTGCCATTGATAGAGGTGCTGAACAAGATTCCCGTGATTCGCGGCCATACGGTTTGGGATACAACTAAGGACCCGGAACGTGTGGAAAAAGCCCGGATATTTATTTTTAAGGGACTTGCGGAAGGCTTTCTTAAACCCGTAATTGCCAAGGTATTTCCTTTTGAGCAGATTGTTGAAGCGCACCGCTTCCTGGAATCCAACGAGCAGATAGGGAAGATCGTGGTTACTATCTAA
- a CDS encoding EthD domain-containing protein has translation MIKLSILVPRRSDLTLEEFSAHWKNIHGPLFSSQPEVKQYVKKYIQVHSTGAHLDQFPVAPFDGIAEIWFEKMEDINQVFGTENYLKNIAPDEAKFIDRAHILWIYATENVVIDLKNQQ, from the coding sequence ATGATCAAACTATCCATACTTGTCCCGCGAAGGTCAGACCTTACGCTCGAAGAATTCAGCGCACACTGGAAAAATATTCACGGCCCTTTGTTTTCAAGCCAGCCGGAGGTTAAACAATATGTTAAAAAATATATCCAGGTGCATAGTACAGGCGCGCACCTGGATCAGTTCCCGGTAGCGCCCTTTGACGGCATTGCTGAGATCTGGTTTGAAAAAATGGAGGACATCAACCAGGTTTTCGGCACCGAAAACTACCTGAAGAATATAGCTCCGGATGAAGCCAAATTTATTGACAGAGCGCATATTCTTTGGATATATGCTACCGAAAACGTAGTCATCGATCTTAAAAATCAGCAATAA
- a CDS encoding MFS transporter, translating into MRTFEKEHQGVSTVLAFALIPLSGFATDIYIPSLPAMAHSLGVKSTDVQLTLIIFMVTSGLAQLFVGSLLDSFGRYRLGLISLAVFTLASFGIACTTSITLIYAMRAIQGITVALIVVGKRAYFIDLYSGAKLKSYTSLFSIVWAASPIIAPFLGGYLESWFGWRSNFWFLGITTTLILVLEILYGGESLQTRNPFRFQNILNIYFETLKARDYMLGLLMISISYAMLVVYGMVSPFIIEHVFHLQPVVTGYCSLISGLSLMTGGIISRSLISKPLNQKLPGGISIQLLLALLMVASSYAYNSLIILVLFTALIHLISGFLFNNVFAYCLGRFSSYGGIVSGITGGGLFILTSLISYGTVNLITIRNETWLGGTFLFFALIWLTIYLCFAKIVKKQTV; encoded by the coding sequence GTGAGAACATTTGAAAAAGAACATCAGGGAGTAAGCACGGTGCTTGCATTTGCGCTTATTCCCCTTTCGGGTTTTGCCACAGATATTTATATCCCTTCTCTGCCTGCCATGGCACATAGCCTTGGGGTAAAATCTACCGATGTGCAGCTCACCTTGATAATCTTTATGGTTACTTCCGGACTAGCCCAGCTCTTTGTCGGCAGTTTGCTGGATAGCTTTGGCCGTTACCGGCTTGGGCTTATTTCACTGGCTGTATTTACCCTTGCCAGCTTCGGCATTGCATGTACAACTTCGATTACGCTGATATACGCAATGCGGGCAATTCAGGGTATAACCGTCGCCTTAATCGTGGTTGGTAAACGTGCTTATTTTATAGATCTCTATTCCGGAGCAAAATTAAAAAGTTATACAAGCTTATTTTCAATTGTATGGGCAGCATCTCCGATCATCGCTCCGTTTCTGGGTGGTTACCTGGAATCCTGGTTTGGCTGGAGAAGTAATTTCTGGTTTTTAGGAATTACAACAACGCTGATACTTGTTCTGGAAATACTATATGGTGGCGAATCATTACAGACGAGGAATCCATTCCGGTTTCAAAATATATTGAACATATACTTTGAAACATTAAAGGCCCGCGACTACATGCTTGGCTTGCTGATGATTTCGATCAGCTATGCCATGCTGGTGGTTTACGGAATGGTTTCTCCGTTCATCATCGAGCATGTTTTTCACCTGCAACCTGTTGTCACCGGATATTGTTCACTGATTTCCGGGCTTTCGCTGATGACCGGCGGTATTATATCCAGGTCATTGATCAGCAAACCATTGAACCAAAAACTACCAGGTGGGATAAGCATCCAGCTTTTGCTTGCATTGCTCATGGTTGCCAGCAGCTATGCTTATAACAGTCTAATAATTCTCGTGCTATTTACCGCACTCATCCACCTTATATCCGGGTTTTTATTTAACAATGTATTCGCCTATTGTCTGGGTAGATTTTCTTCATACGGAGGAATAGTAAGCGGTATAACCGGCGGCGGCCTCTTTATTTTAACTTCACTGATCAGCTACGGTACGGTCAATCTCATTACGATCAGGAATGAAACCTGGCTGGGCGGAACTTTTTTGTTTTTTGCTTTGATTTGGCTGACCATTTATCTATGCTTTGCCAAAATCGTAAAAAAACAAACCGTTTAG
- a CDS encoding TetR/AcrR family transcriptional regulator → MGKSEQKRQLIVSRAAVLFNEKGIAGTSVDDIIEATGTSKGCFYGHFESKEALSFASVDYLLEKLTERRHTALNKHTKAFDRICSFMEMIKNPLKSYFDGGCPIINLSTESDDTSPVIKKKMKKMINGAISEFTEVLSSGIATGEFSASLDANEFATKMFLGIEGANAICRVLGTAAPMHTLTSSLRKELAGHLNG, encoded by the coding sequence ATGGGAAAATCGGAACAAAAAAGGCAATTGATTGTCAGTAGGGCAGCCGTGCTGTTTAATGAAAAAGGTATCGCCGGTACATCCGTGGATGATATCATCGAAGCTACCGGCACCTCAAAGGGCTGTTTTTACGGACACTTTGAAAGTAAGGAAGCTTTATCTTTTGCTTCAGTCGACTATTTACTGGAAAAACTTACTGAGCGTCGGCATACCGCGCTTAATAAACATACGAAAGCATTTGACAGGATCTGTTCATTTATGGAAATGATCAAAAATCCATTAAAAAGCTACTTTGACGGCGGATGTCCAATAATAAATCTGTCTACGGAATCCGATGACACCAGTCCTGTCATTAAGAAAAAAATGAAAAAGATGATCAATGGTGCGATCAGTGAATTCACGGAGGTGCTTAGTTCAGGAATAGCCACGGGAGAGTTTTCAGCGTCACTCGATGCGAACGAATTTGCAACTAAAATGTTCCTCGGAATCGAGGGCGCGAATGCAATATGCAGAGTGCTCGGCACCGCTGCCCCTATGCATACGTTGACCAGCAGTCTCAGAAAAGAGCTGGCAGGCCATCTTAACGGTTGA
- a CDS encoding alkene reductase, protein MENQSKKVTLFTPVKLGKFELAHRIVLPPLTRMRTVNGFIPNDWMVEYYSQRATKGGFLVTEGTVINETGHGYYGAPGIYTDEQVAGWKKVTAAVHEKGGIIFNQLFHVGRQSHRSLQPNGAEPIGASAIPHEDLVFTQQGWVPAEPNRALETAEVKALVKDYHQAALRAMEAGFDGVELHGANGYLIDQFLQDGTNHRTDAYGGSMENRVRLMIEVLEAMVDVWGSDAVGIRLGPSGTFNSMSDSDPIALFGYAAERLNELDLAYLHLIEPRINGNIEIADGLEPVASMHLRGIFKNKMIAAGGFDQAKAEDILEKGYADMVAFGRHFIANPDLVFRFKNGIPLASYDRETFYGGNEKGYTDYAFYEAYADA, encoded by the coding sequence ATGGAAAATCAATCAAAAAAAGTAACCTTATTTACCCCTGTTAAGCTGGGCAAGTTCGAGCTTGCGCACCGGATCGTGCTGCCGCCGCTTACGCGAATGCGTACGGTCAACGGGTTTATTCCCAACGATTGGATGGTGGAATATTATTCGCAGCGTGCGACCAAAGGAGGTTTTCTGGTTACTGAAGGTACGGTGATCAACGAAACAGGCCATGGCTACTATGGCGCACCCGGTATCTACACCGATGAGCAGGTAGCAGGATGGAAAAAGGTAACGGCGGCCGTTCACGAAAAAGGAGGCATTATCTTTAATCAGCTTTTCCACGTGGGACGCCAGTCTCACCGCAGCTTGCAGCCGAATGGTGCGGAGCCCATCGGTGCATCGGCGATTCCACATGAAGACCTGGTATTTACGCAGCAGGGATGGGTTCCGGCAGAACCAAACCGCGCACTGGAAACCGCAGAAGTAAAAGCCTTGGTTAAAGACTACCACCAGGCAGCGTTACGTGCCATGGAGGCGGGTTTCGACGGCGTTGAACTGCACGGGGCAAACGGTTACCTGATTGATCAGTTCCTGCAGGACGGTACTAACCACAGAACGGATGCGTATGGCGGTAGTATGGAAAACCGGGTCCGTTTGATGATCGAAGTTTTGGAAGCGATGGTTGATGTTTGGGGATCGGACGCTGTTGGGATAAGATTGGGGCCAAGCGGTACCTTTAATTCTATGTCAGACAGTGATCCCATAGCGTTGTTTGGATATGCTGCAGAACGTTTGAACGAGCTTGACCTGGCTTATCTGCATCTTATTGAACCAAGAATAAATGGTAATATCGAGATAGCTGATGGCTTAGAGCCCGTTGCATCAATGCATCTGCGGGGGATCTTTAAAAACAAAATGATCGCCGCCGGGGGATTTGACCAGGCAAAAGCAGAAGACATTCTCGAAAAAGGATATGCCGATATGGTCGCCTTCGGGAGACATTTTATTGCCAACCCGGATCTGGTTTTCCGGTTTAAGAACGGTATTCCGCTCGCTTCATATGACAGGGAAACATTTTACGGCGGAAACGAAAAAGGATATACAGACTACGCATTTTACGAAGCGTATGCCGATGCATAA
- a CDS encoding alkene reductase, translating into MQTNNNTETAVSSTDLFTPVQLGPYQLTHRVVMAPLTRMRTAADFVPNDLLVEHYTQRATPGGYIVAEGTVISETGHGYYGAPGIYTDEQVEGWKRVTTAVHNKGGIIFDQLFHVGRQSHRSLQPNGGQPVGASAIEFEDFVYTPTGWVPADLNRAMTTEEVKAMVEDYRKAAIKAKEAGFDGVELHGANGYLVDQFLQDGSNQRTDSYGGSIENRIRFMLEIVEALVEVWGANRVAVRLGPSGTFASMFDSDPIALFSYAAEQLNKFGLAYLHLIEPRVKGSVEEVEDLEPVAAMHLRQIFKGTIIAAGGFDGEKANDILQKGNADLVAFGRHFIANPDLVFRLKNNLPLNPYDRDTFYGGDAHGYNDYPFYKEEAISA; encoded by the coding sequence ATGCAAACAAATAATAATACTGAAACAGCTGTAAGTAGTACAGATCTGTTTACACCTGTTCAATTAGGGCCATACCAGCTTACTCACCGTGTAGTTATGGCTCCTTTAACCCGTATGCGCACAGCCGCTGATTTTGTTCCTAACGATCTTTTGGTTGAGCATTATACCCAGCGCGCTACCCCGGGCGGGTATATCGTGGCCGAAGGTACAGTCATTTCCGAAACCGGTCATGGCTATTATGGTGCTCCTGGCATCTACACCGATGAGCAGGTAGAAGGCTGGAAAAGAGTAACTACCGCAGTACATAACAAGGGCGGGATTATTTTCGATCAGCTTTTTCATGTTGGCCGTCAATCACACCGTAGCCTGCAGCCAAATGGCGGTCAGCCAGTAGGCGCATCTGCTATTGAATTTGAAGATTTTGTGTATACCCCCACCGGCTGGGTCCCCGCCGACCTGAACCGGGCGATGACCACGGAAGAAGTAAAGGCTATGGTAGAAGATTACCGGAAAGCGGCTATAAAAGCTAAAGAGGCCGGGTTTGACGGCGTGGAATTACACGGCGCGAATGGTTACCTGGTAGATCAGTTTCTTCAGGATGGATCTAATCAACGTACAGACAGCTATGGTGGGTCGATTGAAAACCGCATACGTTTTATGCTGGAGATTGTTGAAGCACTTGTGGAGGTTTGGGGTGCCAATCGTGTCGCAGTACGTTTAGGGCCAAGCGGAACATTTGCTTCCATGTTCGACAGCGACCCTATCGCGTTGTTCAGCTATGCAGCAGAGCAGCTTAACAAATTTGGGCTGGCTTATCTGCACCTGATCGAACCGCGTGTTAAAGGTTCTGTTGAAGAAGTAGAAGACCTGGAGCCTGTAGCGGCAATGCACCTGCGTCAAATTTTCAAGGGCACCATTATTGCCGCCGGCGGTTTTGACGGCGAAAAAGCCAATGATATCCTTCAAAAGGGGAACGCTGACCTGGTAGCTTTCGGAAGGCATTTTATTGCCAACCCCGATCTGGTTTTCCGTCTTAAAAATAACCTGCCGCTTAATCCTTATGACAGGGATACGTTTTACGGAGGCGATGCACACGGGTATAACGATTATCCGTTTTACAAAGAAGAAGCAATTTCAGCCTGA
- a CDS encoding alpha/beta hydrolase, with protein MKTEFFKKETARALLTIAIIFFSGLLFGESASAQVKNIVLVHGAWADGSGWSGIYKLLTAKGYHVDIVANSNLTFTDDVAAVKAVLARQTGPVILVGHSYGGAVITEAGDTSSVAGLVYVSAFAPDAGESLLGLLKAGPPNPESGIVLPPVNGLVWYDVAKFPKDFCPDLPAAQADFMAHAQTPSGLATFTTVLTKAAWRNKPSWYIVSTQDRMIPPDAERFMAKRANAKVTEIKASHVAYMTHPEEVAAVIEAAAKGAAK; from the coding sequence ATGAAAACAGAATTCTTCAAAAAGGAAACGGCACGAGCGTTATTAACGATTGCCATCATCTTCTTCTCCGGATTACTTTTCGGTGAAAGCGCTTCAGCGCAGGTTAAAAACATTGTACTTGTACACGGTGCCTGGGCCGATGGTTCGGGATGGTCAGGGATTTATAAATTACTGACCGCTAAAGGATACCATGTAGATATTGTGGCCAATTCCAATCTGACCTTTACCGATGATGTTGCGGCCGTTAAAGCCGTGCTGGCCAGGCAGACCGGACCGGTGATCCTCGTCGGCCACTCTTATGGCGGAGCAGTGATCACGGAGGCGGGTGACACATCCAGCGTCGCCGGCCTGGTTTATGTATCAGCATTCGCTCCTGATGCCGGGGAGTCTTTACTCGGCCTTTTAAAGGCAGGCCCTCCAAACCCCGAATCAGGGATTGTGCTTCCGCCGGTCAACGGACTGGTGTGGTATGACGTAGCAAAGTTTCCTAAAGATTTTTGCCCGGACCTTCCAGCAGCACAAGCAGACTTTATGGCTCACGCGCAAACCCCATCCGGCCTGGCCACATTTACGACTGTGCTGACAAAAGCTGCCTGGCGTAACAAACCAAGCTGGTATATCGTGTCAACCCAGGACAGGATGATTCCGCCTGATGCTGAACGTTTCATGGCCAAAAGAGCTAATGCAAAAGTTACGGAGATAAAGGCGAGCCATGTGGCTTACATGACGCATCCTGAAGAGGTTGCAGCAGTGATCGAAGCCGCGGCAAAAGGTGCGGCAAAATAA
- a CDS encoding alkene reductase, with translation MGTSKTNSMLLFSPFRLGDLPLSHRVVHPPLTRLRANPDDSVSDIMIEYYRQRASPGGFMITESVHPSYESRGYFGAPGIYEDHHVAGWKKLADAVHEKGAYIFMQLSHDGRQSHVDLSRGKAPIAPSVVPFEGLSFTANGWVPVSPHRALDAGEVPGLIEQFRKAAERAKEAGFDGVELHNANGYLADTFLQDGTNKRIDAYGGTIEKRAAFSLALVAALVSVWGGSRVGVRISPSGKWGSISDSNPEATFGHYAQQLNSYDLAYLHIIEPRVMGTETIDESLPPVASSFLRQVFKGPIIAAGGFNRQGAEAILQKGDADLVAFGRYFTSNPDLPERLKQNLPLNPYVREAFWGGNETDYIDFPRYNQ, from the coding sequence ATGGGAACTTCAAAAACAAATTCGATGCTGCTCTTCTCCCCCTTCCGGCTTGGGGATTTGCCGCTCAGCCATCGTGTGGTACACCCGCCGCTTACCCGGCTCAGAGCTAACCCCGACGATAGTGTCAGCGATATCATGATTGAATATTATCGCCAAAGGGCATCCCCAGGTGGTTTCATGATTACCGAATCGGTGCATCCCTCCTATGAAAGCCGCGGCTATTTTGGCGCGCCTGGTATCTATGAAGATCACCACGTTGCCGGTTGGAAGAAACTGGCGGATGCTGTTCACGAAAAAGGCGCTTATATATTTATGCAGCTCTCACACGACGGCCGGCAGTCCCATGTCGATCTAAGCAGAGGAAAAGCGCCAATCGCCCCATCAGTAGTTCCATTTGAGGGACTCTCATTCACTGCGAATGGCTGGGTTCCCGTTTCACCTCACCGGGCTCTTGATGCCGGTGAAGTTCCGGGCCTTATCGAACAGTTCCGCAAAGCAGCGGAACGTGCGAAAGAAGCTGGTTTCGACGGAGTCGAACTGCATAACGCCAATGGCTACCTCGCCGATACCTTTTTGCAGGACGGCACTAATAAACGAATTGATGCTTATGGGGGAACGATTGAAAAAAGGGCGGCATTTTCGTTGGCCCTCGTAGCAGCCCTGGTATCTGTCTGGGGAGGAAGCAGGGTCGGCGTCAGGATTTCTCCGAGTGGAAAATGGGGCTCCATATCTGATTCAAACCCGGAAGCCACGTTTGGGCATTACGCTCAGCAACTGAATAGCTATGATTTGGCTTACCTGCACATTATAGAGCCAAGGGTAATGGGAACAGAAACCATAGATGAAAGCCTGCCGCCTGTTGCGTCCTCTTTTCTGCGACAAGTGTTTAAAGGTCCGATCATTGCTGCCGGTGGATTCAACCGGCAGGGCGCCGAAGCTATTCTCCAAAAAGGGGATGCCGACCTGGTCGCCTTCGGGAGATATTTTACATCAAATCCTGACCTGCCGGAACGTCTTAAGCAAAACCTTCCACTAAACCCTTATGTCCGCGAAGCTTTCTGGGGTGGAAACGAAACTGATTACATTGATTTCCCACGATATAACCAATGA